DNA from Polyangiaceae bacterium:
TTCACGAGAAGAACGGGCGCAAGTATCCCAGCCTGAAGTCGCTCTTGTTGCAGCAAGATCCCCAGGGCGTGCAGGCCGGCTTCCTGCGCAGCCACGAGAGCTACGAGCAGCTGCGCAAGATGCAGCAGCAAAACCGCATCATTCCCGTGGTCGGCAATTTCGCGGGCGACAAGGCGCTGCCTGCCATCGCCAAGGAACTCGCGCAGCGCTCGCTTTCCGTCGGCGCCTTCTACGTGTCGAACGTCGAGCAGTATCTGCTCGAGCCGCCCACCTTCAAGCAGTGGGTCGCCAACGTCAAAGCGCTCCCCGCCGACGACGCTTCGTTCTTCATCCGTTGCTACCTGGACCAGGGCAAGCGCCATCCCGCGCAGATGGAAGGCCACCGCACCGCGACGGTGCTCGGCGGCTTCGACCAGTTCAAGCAGCGCGCCGACAAGCGCGGCTACGGCAGCTTCTACCAAATCGCCACCGACGGCATCCTCACCGACTGAGAGCCGCCGTCTTCCCTTCCGCACTTCCGTTCTTCCTGTGCCCTCTCGCTTGAGCAAGAAGAGGAAGATTCACAGGAAGGTCGGAAGACCGGAAGGGGTGGGAATTGATCCCTTCCTCTCTGCTTCCGCACTTCCGTTCTTCCTGTGCCCTCTCGCGGATCAGCTGGGGGTGTCGTGGGTGTCGTGCTGCTCGCGCACGACTAGCACCGTGGTCGTGGAGCGTCGGAGCAGCTCCTCGGCCACCGAACCGAGAACCGCGCGGGATAGCTTGCTACGGTTGCGATTGCCGACGACGATCAGTGCAGCGCCGCGCGTCGCGGCCAGATCGGCCAGCGTTTTCGCAGATCGACCGATGACCACCTCGGTGTGCGTGGGCGGCGCGGCACCGTGGTCGCGCTCCCAAGCCGACACTAGGGTCGCCACTCGTGCTGCGAGGCTCTCATTCTCTCCGCTCAGGTCGACCAGGTGCTCGTGAGCACCGTACTCGAGGCGCTGAAACGGGTCGTAGCCCCCCAGCACGTGAACGACGTGCACGTCCGCATCGCGTCCCTTCGCCAGCTCCAGAGCCTGGGCCAGGGCTCGCTCGCTTGCAGAGCTGTCGTCCAAACCCACGAGAATGACTTGGCGGTTCGCAGCTTCAGCCATGGGCTCCTCCCGATTGTACGAGAGCAGGACGCTCCCGGGCAGCCTGCACGGAAGGCCCAAGAATCTCCAAAAGCCGGTCCTTCTCCAGGGTCTCGTGGGTCACGAGGGCGTCCACCAGACGCTCCAGCACGTCGCGGTGTTGGCGCACGACACGCTTGGCGCCCTCCACTGCCCTCGCCAAGAACTCGCGCGTCTCTTGTTCGATCAGGTGCACGGTGGCGTCGCTGGTTCCCCCCTCCGTCGCCAGCACTTGGCCCAGGAAGGGATGTTCGGTCTTGTGCTCGTGATAGACGGGGCCGATGCGCTCGCTCATGCCGAAGTGCGCGACCATCTTGAACGCCATCTCCGTGGCCTTCTGCAGATCGTTGGCGGCGCCGCTGGAAATCCCGCCGAGCGCTTCGCTCTCTGCCGCGTAGCCGCCCATCAGCACGCGTAGGCGGCTCTCCAGCTCTTCTTGAGTCATGATGTGACGCTCACCCGCTGGAGTCTGCTGCGTCACCCCCAACGCCATGCCGCGGGGAATGATGCTGACGCGCTGCAGGGGCTCGGCGTGGGGAGAAAAGTGCGCCACGACGGCGTGTCCGGCTTCGTGGACGGCGACGCGATGCTTTTCCTCGGCGTCGAGGGTGGTCTCACGCGGATCACCGAGCACCACCTTGTCGAAGGCACCGCGGAAGTCCGCGCCGTCGATGGTTTCGGCCCCACGTCGAGTCGCGTTCAAGGCAGCTTCGTTCACTAGGTTGGCCAGATCCGCACCGGAAAATCCCGGCGTCATCTTCGCGAGTTCGCCCAACTCTGCGTCCTTGCCCAAGGGCTTGTCACGCGTGTGCACGCGCAAGATGGCTTCCCGTGCAGCCAGCTCCGGGCGATCGATGATCACCCGACGGTCGAAGCGCCCGGGCCGAAGCAGCGCCGAGTCCAGCACGTCCGGCCGGTTCGTCGCCGCCAACACGATGGTCAGATCGTTGCGGGAGAAGCCATCCATCTCGCTCAAGAGCTGATTGAGAGTCTGCTCGCGCTCGTCGTGTCCACCACCGAGGCCCGCACCGCGCGCGCGACCCACGGCGTCGATCTCGTCGATGAACACGATGGCGGGCGCCACCTTCTTCGCCTCTTCGAACAGCTCCCGCACTCGCGACGCACCCACGCCCACGAACAACTCGATGAACTCCGATCCGTTGATCGAGAAGAAGGGCACGCCAGCCTCTCCCGCGACGGCACGCGCCAGCAGGGTCTTGCCCGTACCCGGCGGACCGACCAGGAGTACGCCGCGCGGCACCTTGCCCCCCAAGCGTCGAAAGCGCTCGGGCTCCTTGAGGAAGTCCACGATCTCTCTCAGGTCCTGCTTGGCTGGCCCGAGCCCCGCCACATTCTCGAAGGTGACTTTGACCTGACCTTCCTGCTCGAAGCGTCGGGTGCGCCCCTTCAACATGCCGCCGAAGGGGTTCGCGCCACCCATCATCTTTTGGGCACGACGCGACAGCCACACCCAGACCCCGATGATCAGCACCCAGGGCAAGATGCTGAGCACCAGCTGCAACGCGAGGGGTTGCTCTTCACTGCGCACGTCCACTTTCACGCCCTTTTCGCGGAGCAGTGGCAACAGCTGCTGATCTTCCAGCAGCGGCAGCGTGGTCTGGAACTTCTTGACCGTCACGTCATCGACGGACTGCTCGCTCTTCAGTACGCCGGTGACGCGCGTGCCTTGCAGGGTCACGCTCTCCAGCTGATCTTGCTCGACGAAGCGATAGAACGCCGAGTACGACACCACGGGTTGCGTCTCGGTACGCGCGCTGAAGTACTGCCATGCAGTGAAGGACGCCAACAGCAGCGCCAAGGTGAGCCAGCCCCGCCAGGAGGGCGGCGGGGGCGACTCGCTGCTATCGCCCTTCGGACGGGGCGCGGCTTGGGCCATGACGAAGGGAACTTAGTTACGTGACGCAGCGTTGTCGACGGGGCGCAAATCTAGCGCGGCTTATGCGGAAGTAACGGCGCCCAGGGCTCGGCTCGACGCGCAGAGCGGGACGCGTCGTGCCCGCCATCGAGTGTCGAGACCCAACCAACCCCCAAGCGTCGGCTAGTCAGTCCCAGCATCTGCGGGGCTGCCACCACTGGACGCGCCACCGCTGGACGCGCCGCCACTGGACGCGCCACCACTCGAGCTCCCGCCCGAACCACCGCTGCCACCTGCGCCAGCACCGCCGCCACCGGTCCCACCCGCCGCGTCCGCGCCCGCGTCCATACCCGCGGCGCCGCCGCTGCTCGCACCGCCGCTGCTCGTGCCACCACTGCTCGTGCCGCCGCTGCTGCTCCCGCCGGTGCCGTAGTAGCCGCCGCCGCCGCACTGCGTGTAGCCGTCGGGACAGACCTTGCCACCGCTGCACACGCCGGGAACGGTGTCGCCTTGATCATTGCAGCACACCACGCCCGGACAGCCATTGCGGCCTGCCACGTTGCCGAAACCACCGCCATTGATGCTGCCACCGCTGCCCGGCGCACCCGCCGAACCATCGCTGATCTCGCCCGCACCACACGCCAGAGCAAACAGGCCGATGACGAAGGGCGTGCGTCCGAGAAGGCTTTCCAACCGCATCGCGCGGAGCTTAACGCGAATCGGCGGCTGGGGCGACGTGTCGTGAACTCTCCTACCCGATTGCTCGGCCTCCTACCTGGCAAGACAGGTGACGGCTTCGGATCGAGCCGATACCATGCAGCAATGGCAATCTCTCGCGTGTGGCCTCTAGCCATCGGTCTTCCCTTGCTCTGCTTCACTGCCTGCGGCGGCGATCCCGAAGTCACGACCGGATCCGGCGGCGCGGCCGGGAGCGCGGGTGCCGCGGGCAATGCGACCGGAGGCACCGGTGCGATCATCGACGTGGACGGCGGCGCGGGCGCGTCGGGCAGTGGCGGAGGCGACGCCGACGCATGTTCCACGCAGAACTGCCCCAAGGAACAGCATTGCGAGATCGTGAGCGGTGCCGCGAGCTGCGTGCCGAATGAGTGCTCGGACTTGAACTGCGGACCGACCGAAGAGTGCGTGACCACCGCCAACGGCGCCTACTGCGGCGACATATCGTGCAAGGACGACGTCGAGTGTCCCGAGGGCCGCTACTGCGACGGCACCATCTGCGTCGACGACAAGTGCGCGCCCGGGGCGCGGCAATGCTCGGGGCAGGACTTGTTGGAGTGCGAGCAGAACGGCAGCGGCTTCACCAAGAAGTTCAGCTGCCAGAGCGGTTCGCCCTACTACCAGAGCGTCTGCGCCGACGACGGCAAGGGCGCGGCGGACTGCCCTTGCGAAGACGATTGGGACTGCCCCGCCAACACCGAGTGCGAAGCCGGCGTGTGTCAGGGCACGGGCGTCGCGCCAACTTGCTCCTTGCCCCCTGAAGACTTCACCAACGTGCTACCCAGCAACGAGATCACCTGGGGTGGCACCTTCGCCAATCCCACCGCGCCGGGCAGTCCCTTCAGCTCCTCCGTGCAAGTCGTGATGGTGCCGCTGGTGGCGAACCTGGACGACGACAACGGTGACGGCAAGATCGACGAGCGCGACTTCCCGGAGCTGTTGTTCACCACTTTCTGCAACTCGGACTTCACCACCAACGGCGTGCTACGCGCCGTGCACGGCGGCGGGCCCAACAAGGGCAAAGACTTCTTCGCCAGCTGCGGCACCACGCGCTGGGTGGAGGGCGATGCGCTTCCGGCGACCTGCGCCTGCGGCACCGCAGATCTGGACTCCACGGCCAGCTTGGCCGTCGGCGATCTGGACGACGACGGCACGCCGGAAATCGTCGCCGTCACCGAGGGCAGCAACAGCACGAACGGTGCGATCCGCATCTACTCCAACGTGGGCGAGATCATCGCCACCAGCGCCGTCATCGGTCTCAACGGCGCCAACCCGGCGCCGACCCTCGCCAATCTCGACAACGCCGGGCTCGCGGAAATCGTCGTCGGCCGCATCGTCTTCACCCTGGAGAAGGACACGACCAGCGGCAAGCTGAAGTTCCTGGACACCTTCGAGGGCACGGGCCAAACCGGCGCCAACGGTCAGGGTCCGGTCTCTTGCGTGGCCAACCTGGTCGGTGACTCCAAGCAAGAGATCGCCGCGGGCACCACCCTCTACCGCATGCCGATCCCCGGCGGCACCATCAAGAAGCGCGCGGACTGCGTCGGCGGTGAGACTGGCGAAACCAAGACCTTCTGCGATGGACAGCTGGTCACCGTCTGGGACGGCCAGGCGGTCAACGGCGCCACGAAGCTCCCCAACGCCAATCGCCAAGGCTTCTGCGCGGTGGCCGACGTGCTCGGCACGGATCAGACGAAGGCCCCCGGCCCGAACAACCCCTTGGACGGCAAGGCCGAGGTCGTCAGCATCTCGAACGGCCGGCTCTACGTGCTCAACGGTCAGACCGGCGAACTGCGCATCGACCGCAACATCGGCCAGGGCAGTTTGGGCGGCGCGCCGAACGTCGACGACTTCGACGGTGATGGCTTCCCGGAAATCGGCAGTGCCTTCTCGGCCGCCTACGTGATGATGGACCTGCAGGACACGGCGACCGAGTGCCCCACCTGGACCGCCGTCACCGACAGCAACACCAACAAGCCGCGCACGCCGCCCGCGGCCAGCTGCCAGAAGGACAGCGACTGCGGCGACACGGCCAAGTTCGCCTGTAACGAGGCCACCAGCGCCTGCGTCTGCCTGCACAACGGTTGGCTGCGCAAGACCGAAGACGACTCCAGCCGCGTCACCGGCAGCAGCGTGTTCGACTTCAACGGCGACGGCGCCGCAGAGGTCATCTACAACGACGAGTGCAACTTCCGCGTGTACGACGGCCTCAACGGCAGCGTCTACTTCCAGCAGCCTTCCGAGAGCCGCACGCGCATCGAGTACCCGGTGGTCGCGGACGTGGACAACGATGGCAACGCCGAGATCGTCTTCGCCACCACCACCGAGAGCGGTTTCTGCTCCGAGAACAAGGACAGCCAGTACAATGCCGGCATCGAAGTGTGGGGCGACAAGAGCGATCTCTGGGTGTCCGCGCGCCGCATGTGGAACCAGCACGCCTATCACGTGACCAACATCACCGAGAGCGGGCGCATTCCCCAGTTCGAGCCCGAGAGTTGGCTGCCCTACAACGGGCGGCTCTACAACACCTATCGCAGCAATCCGCGCTCCTTCGGCGTCGCTCCGGATCTGACGGTGCAGGCCATTCAGGTGTCGAGCCCCGATGCCACCTGCGGACAGCTCTCGAACAAGCTGAACATCACGGTGCAGATCGCGAACATCGGCGATCTGCGAGTGGGCCCGGGCATCGTGGTCAGCTTCCACGGCACCTGGAACACGCCGCCGCTGAGCGAACCCCTGAACGACGCGACCAACGCGCCCCTGACGCTGACCCTATCCAACAGCCTCGAGCCTGGTGACGTGATTCTGCTCACCGCTTCCTACGACGCGAGCAACAACTCGCCGGGCGTCTTGCCGGACAAGGTGCGCGTCGTGGTGGACGACGGCGACCAGGCGCGCGAGTGCATCGAGAGCAACAACGAACTCGAGCAGGTCGTGCAAGCCCAAGGGCCCGAAGCGGATCTGCGCGTGGACATCGGCAAGCCCACAGGCTGCCCGCCGTCCTTGGTGCCGCAGGTTCCGACCACGGTTTTCAACGACGGCTCTGCGCCCGCCAGCAACGTGCTCGTGCGCTACTACGCCGGGGATCCCAACGCCGGTGGCCAGCCCATCCACGACGAAATCATCCCGGGCCCGATTGCCGCCGGGGGTAACGTCAGCGTGACGCCCACCATGACCAGCTTTCCGTCGGGGCTATCCGTCTTGATCTACGCCGTCGTCGATCCCAACGACGCCATCCCCGAGTGCAACGACGGCAACAACAAGGACGCCGCCGACGGCAAGATCACCTGCGGCGTCGTGCCGCAGTAGTCGCGGCGTCGTTCCGCAGTAGTGGCAGCTCGTCAGCGTGGCGGACGGCATTGCATCGACGCGTGCTGGCGTCTCAGCGTTCGCGTTCGCGGCGCTCCGCTGCGGGCGAAGCGTCGACGACCCACTCCAACTCCGGCACGGGTTCGTCGAACTCGATGGCCATGCGATGCGGCCACAGGCCGTGCGGGTCGTCTTGATTCTCTTCCACGCGCACCACGCGACCGGTCACGCGCTTGGGCACGTCTTGATCCGGCAGCTTGATGGCGACGGTGATCGGCGCGCCCTCGTCCAGCGTGCTGGCGGTGAGCATCAAGGCTCCGGTGCTGCTCGCGTCGTGGGTAATGGCAATCCCCTCCCGCAGATCGTCCACCTTCACGGGCAGCCACACCTCGAAGCGCGAGTTGGTCCGACGAGTCATCTTCGCCCCAGCATAGCCAGCCCGCGCCCAAAAGTGGCGTGTAAGGACGGCACTTACACCGGCGTTGGACCAAGGTGACCCACGTCCGCCGTGACCTGAAGGTCTCGCCAACTGTGAAAACTTTTCACAGCTCTAAGGCAACTAGGAATGCATAGGCCCCCGAATTCGTTGAAGGGGCCGGTCGGAACGAATCATGAATGCGCTGGTACACAACATGAATGGGAGACTCGTCATGACTGACAGCGATTCCGACTCGGGTGGAAAGCACCTCGAGCGTCGCGCTGACCGTCGCGCCCCGCTTCCCCAGCCTGTCATGGTCGATTGCGCGGCCCTTTCCCAACCCGCTCCCGCCCACGACGTGTCCCGCGGCGGGCTCAGTCTCAAGGCCGACCTGGGGGTGGACGTCGGCGCCGTCATCGAAGTCTATTTCGAGCTGCCCATCGGCTACGCCGTCGAGACCCGCGCCGAGGTCATCCGCCGTCAAGGTGGGATCACCGCCGTCAAATTCCTAGCGCTCACTCGCGAAGACGAGGTTGCGCTGCGTTCCTACTGTCGCATCAGCGGCCTGCACCGCATCCCGCAAGAAGAGCTGACGCCGACCTGATTGTTGCGTCTGGACCCTTGGCGGCCGGTTGTTGGGTCTCGACCCTCGGCGGCCGGTTGTTGGGTCTCGACCCTCGGCGGCGCGGCACTCGCCTCCCGCACTGCAAGCCGAGCCCGCGCGGCGCGACTTGGCCGCGCGGGAGTCGGCTGTGCGCGCCCGGCTCAGTGCATCATCGACTGGCGGTTCTGCTCTTCTTGGCGGCGCATCTGCATCACCACGCCCGCCGCACCGGCACCTGCTTCGGCGCCCGCGGCCAGCAGCATCTGCCGTCGTGCGCCGGTCTGCCCGGGAACGAAGCAGACGCAGCCACTGGTGTACTCGCCCATGTAGACCATGCCAGCGACTTCCATGCCCTGCTGTGAGCACTTGGCCTCACAGCCCTTGCGGCCATTCTCCACGTGCGGACTGCCAGTGAAGTTCGTCGTGCAGCCCCCAAGCATCAACACACCCAACGCGAATCCAAGTAGTTTCATTGATTGCCTCCCATTGGTACGGACCATGTCGTCGTGGCGCCCTTTTGAAGCGCGCCACGCTGAGCGTCGTAGAGCATCACTCCACCGACGACGGCGATTCCCACGCCGGCACCGGCCATGATGAGCCCCGGCGTTTGGCCGCTCTTGTCTTCGGCTGTGGCCAGAGCAAGTCCCCCGGCCAGCGCTGCAACTCCCACGATCGTGAGCACCGTCGGCAGCACGGGGATCCACTGCGGCTCCTCGAACTTGCCCGGCGCGCGCACGTAGTAGGTGAGCCCTTCGCGTACGTCGAGCATGTCGGTGTCGCCGTGCTCGTAGGAACCGTCGGCGCTGTTCATGTAGAGCTTGTAGCGTCCGATGGGCAGATCCGTGACGCAGGGGGTGGAACACAGTTCCCCGGTACGATTCGGTGGAACGGGGTGTCCCGGCGGCACGAAGGTCGTATCGCTGCGCGCGGTGATCTTCAGCGAATCGTCGGTGCTTGCCAGCACGACGCGCCCGTAGTGATCAGGCAAAGGCGCGTTTGGGAGCGGCACGTTGGGCGGGACTCGAGGCGGGGGCGTGCGGGGCTCCAGCGCCTTGGGCTCTCCGCGACACCCCGCAGAAATCATCGCTGCCGTACCCACCACCATCACCCACCACCGCATCATGGGCGCGGACCCTATCACGAGGCTCGAAACAAACCCACATTCGTTCCGCGGCCACGCACGCAGTTCAACGCGCGCGCGTCACGGTCCAACGCAAGAGCGTCGGGTCGCCATCGTAGGCGGCGGTGCACGCCGGCGCGTCTTTGGCTGCCGGGGTGACGCCGGCCCAGAGATGCGCGACGCGCGAGCGCTGCGGCAAGATGCCTGCGCGCGCAAGCGCGGCCCAAGAGATGATCGGACCGCGGCCGTCGAGGGCCGCCGAGACGTGAGGATGCCCTTCCGCCAAGATCGCCAGACCCTCGTCGAAGAGCGCCCAAGCGGGGCCGGTGCGATGCGGGTCCTTGGGATCGCAGTCCCAGGCGAGGTAGCTGAGCGGCTCGCCGTCGCACTGCTTCACGTCGTCGAGCACGACGACGCCCACGTCACCCGTCTCGCGCGCGCCTTCGACGGCGAAGTAGTCCCAGCCGCACTCGGGCACCAAGTCGCGTAACTTGTCGGGATCGGTGACGACTTCTTTGAGGCCGATCTCGCGGCCGCTCGCCAGGTCGATGGCAACGCCGCCACTCGTCGAGTTCATGGGATGCGCCGCGCTGTAGTAGTACTCCGTCGACAGCGTCTGCACGGTCAGCAGCTTCGCGCTGACGTTCATGGGCCAGGTCGAGGTGTCGTGGCTATGCGGGCGCCAGCACTTGCCCAAGGAGCGGGCATGGGACGCAAACTGCGATCGCTGCGCCAGTGTGGCATTGACGGCCGTTGCGTTCTTGATGCCAAACACACGCAGCCCACGGTCGCCCACGGAACAGGCAGCCGTGCCTTCGCTCAGGGCTTCTTTGCGCGCCTTCGCGCCGGTGGGCGCGCACACCGCTTCGTCGAAGTCCGCGCCGGGGATCGGCGCGACGGTCACCGCGTCTGGGCGCTGCACCTTGGCGCAGCCAGGGTAGTTGGTCAGCACGGATTTCTGACGCGTCTCGATGTACATGCCGGGCCACCCCTTCGGTCGCGGCCAGAGCTCGAAGGGCTGAGCCTTTCCCTTCAGTGTGTAGCTTCCCGAGATCTTGCCCGTGGCGGTCTCACAGCGGCCGTCGAAGCTGCCGCCGCCGCGTTCGGCAAAGCTCACCCGCTCGTGGATCGTCCCGCTCAGGGAAAGCGATGGCCCAGCTCGATCGTAGTGAGCTTCTCCGACCAGCTTGGCCGCGTCCGACGCATCGCGGGTCAACACCACACCCAGCGTGGTCCTGCCGATGATGCCGCGATAGGAGCGATTGAAATCACAGGG
Protein-coding regions in this window:
- a CDS encoding universal stress protein, which encodes MAEAANRQVILVGLDDSSASERALAQALELAKGRDADVHVVHVLGGYDPFQRLEYGAHEHLVDLSGENESLAARVATLVSAWERDHGAAPPTHTEVVIGRSAKTLADLAATRGAALIVVGNRNRSKLSRAVLGSVAEELLRRSTTTVLVVREQHDTHDTPS
- the ftsH gene encoding ATP-dependent zinc metalloprotease FtsH; this encodes MAQAAPRPKGDSSESPPPPSWRGWLTLALLLASFTAWQYFSARTETQPVVSYSAFYRFVEQDQLESVTLQGTRVTGVLKSEQSVDDVTVKKFQTTLPLLEDQQLLPLLREKGVKVDVRSEEQPLALQLVLSILPWVLIIGVWVWLSRRAQKMMGGANPFGGMLKGRTRRFEQEGQVKVTFENVAGLGPAKQDLREIVDFLKEPERFRRLGGKVPRGVLLVGPPGTGKTLLARAVAGEAGVPFFSINGSEFIELFVGVGASRVRELFEEAKKVAPAIVFIDEIDAVGRARGAGLGGGHDEREQTLNQLLSEMDGFSRNDLTIVLAATNRPDVLDSALLRPGRFDRRVIIDRPELAAREAILRVHTRDKPLGKDAELGELAKMTPGFSGADLANLVNEAALNATRRGAETIDGADFRGAFDKVVLGDPRETTLDAEEKHRVAVHEAGHAVVAHFSPHAEPLQRVSIIPRGMALGVTQQTPAGERHIMTQEELESRLRVLMGGYAAESEALGGISSGAANDLQKATEMAFKMVAHFGMSERIGPVYHEHKTEHPFLGQVLATEGGTSDATVHLIEQETREFLARAVEGAKRVVRQHRDVLERLVDALVTHETLEKDRLLEILGPSVQAARERPALVQSGGAHG
- a CDS encoding CARDB domain-containing protein, coding for MAISRVWPLAIGLPLLCFTACGGDPEVTTGSGGAAGSAGAAGNATGGTGAIIDVDGGAGASGSGGGDADACSTQNCPKEQHCEIVSGAASCVPNECSDLNCGPTEECVTTANGAYCGDISCKDDVECPEGRYCDGTICVDDKCAPGARQCSGQDLLECEQNGSGFTKKFSCQSGSPYYQSVCADDGKGAADCPCEDDWDCPANTECEAGVCQGTGVAPTCSLPPEDFTNVLPSNEITWGGTFANPTAPGSPFSSSVQVVMVPLVANLDDDNGDGKIDERDFPELLFTTFCNSDFTTNGVLRAVHGGGPNKGKDFFASCGTTRWVEGDALPATCACGTADLDSTASLAVGDLDDDGTPEIVAVTEGSNSTNGAIRIYSNVGEIIATSAVIGLNGANPAPTLANLDNAGLAEIVVGRIVFTLEKDTTSGKLKFLDTFEGTGQTGANGQGPVSCVANLVGDSKQEIAAGTTLYRMPIPGGTIKKRADCVGGETGETKTFCDGQLVTVWDGQAVNGATKLPNANRQGFCAVADVLGTDQTKAPGPNNPLDGKAEVVSISNGRLYVLNGQTGELRIDRNIGQGSLGGAPNVDDFDGDGFPEIGSAFSAAYVMMDLQDTATECPTWTAVTDSNTNKPRTPPAASCQKDSDCGDTAKFACNEATSACVCLHNGWLRKTEDDSSRVTGSSVFDFNGDGAAEVIYNDECNFRVYDGLNGSVYFQQPSESRTRIEYPVVADVDNDGNAEIVFATTTESGFCSENKDSQYNAGIEVWGDKSDLWVSARRMWNQHAYHVTNITESGRIPQFEPESWLPYNGRLYNTYRSNPRSFGVAPDLTVQAIQVSSPDATCGQLSNKLNITVQIANIGDLRVGPGIVVSFHGTWNTPPLSEPLNDATNAPLTLTLSNSLEPGDVILLTASYDASNNSPGVLPDKVRVVVDDGDQARECIESNNELEQVVQAQGPEADLRVDIGKPTGCPPSLVPQVPTTVFNDGSAPASNVLVRYYAGDPNAGGQPIHDEIIPGPIAAGGNVSVTPTMTSFPSGLSVLIYAVVDPNDAIPECNDGNNKDAADGKITCGVVPQ
- a CDS encoding PilZ domain-containing protein, whose product is MTRRTNSRFEVWLPVKVDDLREGIAITHDASSTGALMLTASTLDEGAPITVAIKLPDQDVPKRVTGRVVRVEENQDDPHGLWPHRMAIEFDEPVPELEWVVDASPAAERRERER
- a CDS encoding PilZ domain-containing protein, whose product is MTDSDSDSGGKHLERRADRRAPLPQPVMVDCAALSQPAPAHDVSRGGLSLKADLGVDVGAVIEVYFELPIGYAVETRAEVIRRQGGITAVKFLALTREDEVALRSYCRISGLHRIPQEELTPT